A genomic stretch from Cloacibacterium caeni includes:
- a CDS encoding translocation/assembly module TamB domain-containing protein has protein sequence MANLENNNSENNKPISEKVGEKITDVAEGVKHTIEHPVEAAKETVAQAVEDVQKFSWWAKLFIWFAAIASFLFLTFLIIINLPATKDYAASRALGFLEDDFGVKISKEKVEVNILGDVIIHGLRIKDDRNNDLIFAKQFRADSDWLSILKIGKSRQLDFSTLTLSEADVKVVTYKGDSIDNFNRFITKFDSGKPSDPKKPPFKLNSRVVILNSKISIINQNHDGDEGKWLQAENVNLIAPHLNISGPDISARINNLSFKTKRWGKVHILDTFSTDFSMSKEFLSLKDLTLYTDHSLLQGDLTFHLDKETKWQDFNNKVNWEMKMKRGSAISGYDISYFATKWDNYTAINLSGDMNGPLNNFRLNDFLLTGENVNIYTPNTKFRNLLKGNFNIVTNNISTNFTYPALRAMVPSFVANKMKNFADPFGRIQYKGAVDVTPKRVIAKGNAITTIGRANADIVLSDIDQQNPRYVGVLDVKDFNTSAITKNNAVGLISGRFNVDGRGFDVNTLTLRTKSNISKIDITGKTINNLYLDGTLDQKQYNGIITINDEEAKGKITGKIDFSTPRLFADIKGNIDYLNLSYFGVQGNGKSVFSGNVDGKLAFKDLNDMNLDAQLNNVIFYAGDQKIDVPNGSVKAYFENGNRIVDADIPNVVKGNISGKYNLGDLGKMFQNGFDKILVGNPLRRLYKGQQFTYNFDVSQKLVNYFEPNLKIPEGAKIDGSYNGNTNDLVLNLNSTSLKYILTKKQEISQADRLLAQANPEYKLDENKVTKDSAMINNVVIRINTANPSEQIFANIGRVEYSKNVLRDVTLTGRNENDTLLHLAANFKLGTLEDEEKETLKSYAININQGVDANGDYVIRFEPTELKLNNFTWNVDTSSELNHSITYRKKTGDFLIKNLRLYSEESELFVKEATFKDAKDFTADIDVKNVEISKIIDLLPSQKGNLDLKGIANGNIQLKMSKTSFEPLVDLEVKDIFLSGKQLGDMVISAKNSAQPNIFDINAKILSSEFLGKNQLEVKGTVDNNTTSPTLDLTADLQEFNLGFVQAFVTNIFSNFRGKATGIVAINGPLNDINYVGDIALKDFGLKVNFNGVDYTFADATVLLQNGNILVTEPVKIRDGRNNSSGTLSLAQINLSNLSNIGANVLITSDNLMLLDTKQSDFDLFWGKIYGKGDLYVGFDNGKLSITAGKDTPTDSEPFQILNNSIFTLNSNTTSSVDEFKMLRFLKEDKTGVVSIDEGTKKGVNMDINLLLSVDKGSTVSVLVGDDIGDIVVRGDSDKLKFVMKPNGRISLDGTYSVENGTYISKAILEKTFQIDKFSSISWDGDPFNPALNITANYYRTVSNATEYLGVGNLPPINVMLQTKITQNLRNPKIEFDVQAPDVSSQVKEALTVRMSNNDEKTLQFGSVLLLNNFNTSNTGGFGNINIGNVGSDLGYNLVLKQLGNVINTISEQFQIDLNYIKGDQASNTADRANIGGNFILSPRVTLKTGFGIPVAKTENTYGNYLSGEGIIEYDVSKKNDGSLILRAYSKPSNLGLGTTLNSTANQTYGAGVVYSKSFNNLFKKKNKVKDSLKDSNKNKPETIKIDSAK, from the coding sequence ATGGCAAATTTAGAAAATAATAACTCCGAAAACAACAAACCAATTTCAGAAAAAGTTGGTGAAAAAATAACTGATGTTGCAGAAGGCGTAAAACACACCATAGAACATCCTGTAGAAGCGGCCAAAGAAACTGTAGCTCAGGCTGTAGAAGATGTACAAAAGTTTTCTTGGTGGGCCAAATTGTTCATTTGGTTTGCTGCAATTGCGTCTTTTTTATTTCTTACCTTTTTAATTATTATCAATCTTCCTGCAACTAAGGATTATGCAGCCAGTAGAGCTTTAGGATTCTTGGAAGATGATTTTGGAGTGAAAATTTCCAAAGAAAAAGTAGAAGTGAACATTCTGGGAGATGTTATCATTCATGGTCTTAGAATAAAGGACGACAGAAATAATGATTTAATTTTTGCCAAGCAATTTAGAGCAGATTCTGACTGGTTATCAATCTTGAAAATTGGAAAATCTAGACAACTTGATTTTTCTACATTGACGCTTTCTGAGGCAGATGTAAAAGTGGTGACTTATAAAGGTGATTCTATTGATAATTTTAACAGATTTATTACCAAATTTGATAGTGGAAAACCAAGTGATCCTAAAAAACCACCTTTCAAACTCAATTCTAGAGTAGTTATTTTAAATTCTAAAATTTCTATCATTAATCAAAATCACGATGGAGACGAAGGAAAATGGTTGCAAGCAGAAAATGTAAATCTTATTGCACCACATCTTAATATTTCTGGACCAGATATTTCTGCTAGAATTAATAATCTTAGTTTTAAGACCAAAAGATGGGGAAAAGTACACATTTTAGATACATTTTCTACTGATTTTTCGATGTCTAAGGAATTTTTGAGTTTAAAGGATTTAACACTTTATACCGATCATTCGCTTTTACAAGGCGACCTTACTTTTCATTTAGATAAAGAAACCAAGTGGCAAGATTTCAATAATAAAGTGAATTGGGAAATGAAAATGAAGCGCGGAAGCGCTATTTCAGGCTATGATATTTCCTATTTTGCTACTAAATGGGATAATTATACCGCCATCAATCTTTCGGGAGACATGAACGGACCGCTGAATAATTTCAGACTCAATGATTTCCTTTTAACTGGCGAAAATGTAAATATTTACACACCCAATACTAAGTTTAGAAATTTATTGAAAGGGAATTTCAATATTGTAACCAATAACATTTCTACCAATTTTACTTATCCTGCGCTTCGAGCGATGGTTCCGAGTTTTGTAGCCAATAAAATGAAGAATTTCGCAGATCCTTTTGGAAGAATTCAGTATAAAGGAGCTGTAGATGTTACGCCAAAAAGAGTGATTGCCAAAGGAAATGCCATTACAACTATTGGTAGAGCCAATGCAGATATTGTTTTGTCTGATATTGACCAGCAAAATCCTCGATATGTAGGTGTTTTAGACGTGAAAGATTTCAATACTTCTGCGATTACTAAAAACAATGCGGTAGGTTTAATTTCGGGGAGATTTAATGTAGATGGAAGAGGTTTTGATGTCAATACGTTGACTTTAAGAACCAAATCTAATATTTCTAAAATTGATATCACAGGAAAAACCATTAATAATCTCTATCTAGACGGAACGCTTGATCAAAAACAATATAACGGAATTATTACCATTAATGATGAAGAAGCAAAAGGAAAAATAACTGGAAAAATTGACTTTTCTACGCCAAGACTTTTTGCGGATATCAAAGGAAATATCGATTATCTTAATTTAAGTTATTTTGGAGTTCAAGGTAACGGAAAATCAGTTTTTAGTGGAAATGTTGATGGGAAATTAGCATTCAAGGATTTGAATGATATGAATCTTGATGCGCAACTCAATAATGTGATTTTCTATGCAGGTGACCAAAAAATAGACGTTCCGAATGGTAGCGTAAAAGCCTACTTCGAAAACGGAAACAGAATTGTAGATGCAGATATTCCGAATGTGGTAAAAGGAAACATTTCTGGAAAATATAATTTGGGAGATTTAGGAAAAATGTTCCAAAATGGTTTTGATAAAATTTTGGTCGGAAATCCACTAAGAAGATTGTACAAAGGTCAACAGTTTACCTACAATTTTGATGTAAGTCAAAAACTAGTGAATTATTTTGAGCCGAATTTAAAAATTCCTGAAGGTGCGAAAATTGACGGTTCGTATAACGGAAACACCAATGATTTGGTTCTGAATCTTAATTCGACTTCACTAAAATATATTTTGACTAAAAAACAAGAAATTTCTCAAGCAGATAGACTTTTGGCGCAAGCAAATCCAGAATATAAACTAGACGAAAACAAGGTAACCAAAGATTCTGCGATGATTAATAATGTGGTCATCAGAATCAATACAGCAAATCCTTCTGAACAAATTTTCGCCAATATTGGTAGAGTAGAATACAGCAAAAATGTATTGAGAGACGTTACGCTTACTGGTAGAAACGAAAACGATACCTTGCTTCATTTGGCTGCGAATTTCAAACTGGGAACATTAGAAGATGAAGAAAAGGAAACCTTGAAATCTTATGCCATTAACATCAATCAAGGAGTTGATGCAAATGGTGATTACGTAATAAGGTTCGAGCCTACAGAACTGAAACTGAACAATTTTACTTGGAATGTAGACACTTCTTCAGAACTCAATCATAGCATTACTTATCGTAAAAAAACGGGAGATTTTCTCATTAAAAATCTTCGATTGTATTCTGAGGAAAGCGAATTATTTGTAAAGGAAGCGACTTTTAAAGATGCCAAAGATTTCACCGCAGATATAGATGTGAAAAATGTAGAAATTTCTAAAATTATAGACTTATTACCGAGCCAAAAAGGAAATCTTGACCTAAAAGGAATTGCCAATGGAAACATACAGTTGAAAATGAGCAAAACCAGCTTCGAACCTTTGGTTGATTTAGAAGTTAAAGATATTTTCTTAAGCGGAAAACAATTGGGAGATATGGTAATTTCTGCGAAAAATAGTGCTCAACCTAATATTTTTGACATTAATGCAAAAATCCTTTCTTCTGAATTTTTAGGAAAAAATCAATTAGAAGTAAAAGGAACTGTAGATAATAATACCACTTCTCCTACTTTAGATTTGACTGCAGATTTACAAGAGTTTAATCTAGGTTTTGTACAGGCTTTTGTGACCAATATTTTCTCTAATTTCCGAGGGAAAGCAACGGGAATTGTAGCGATTAATGGCCCGCTGAATGATATTAATTACGTTGGTGATATTGCTTTAAAGGATTTTGGTCTGAAAGTTAATTTTAACGGAGTAGATTATACTTTTGCAGATGCTACAGTCTTATTGCAAAACGGAAACATCTTAGTTACTGAACCTGTAAAAATTAGGGACGGAAGAAATAATTCTTCGGGAACGCTTTCATTGGCGCAAATTAATTTGAGTAATCTTTCTAATATTGGAGCCAACGTCTTAATTACTTCGGATAATTTGATGCTTTTAGATACTAAACAAAGCGATTTTGATTTGTTTTGGGGTAAAATTTATGGAAAAGGTGACTTGTATGTAGGTTTTGATAATGGGAAACTCAGTATTACTGCGGGTAAAGATACACCCACAGATTCAGAGCCATTCCAAATTTTGAATAACAGTATTTTTACCTTAAATAGTAATACCACTTCTTCTGTTGATGAATTTAAAATGCTCAGATTCTTAAAAGAAGACAAAACGGGTGTGGTAAGTATTGATGAAGGAACGAAAAAAGGGGTAAATATGGATATTAACCTTCTTTTGAGTGTTGATAAAGGTTCTACCGTAAGCGTTTTGGTGGGAGATGATATCGGAGATATTGTGGTGAGAGGAGATTCAGATAAATTAAAGTTTGTCATGAAACCAAATGGAAGAATTTCTCTTGATGGAACATATTCTGTTGAAAACGGAACGTATATTTCTAAAGCAATTCTAGAAAAAACCTTCCAAATTGATAAATTTAGCAGCATTTCTTGGGATGGAGATCCATTTAATCCAGCATTGAATATTACTGCAAATTATTACAGAACAGTTTCTAATGCTACAGAATATTTAGGAGTTGGTAATTTGCCACCGATTAATGTAATGCTTCAAACGAAAATTACCCAAAATCTTAGAAATCCTAAAATTGAGTTTGATGTTCAAGCTCCAGATGTTTCTTCTCAGGTAAAAGAAGCTTTGACGGTAAGAATGAGCAATAACGACGAAAAAACGCTACAATTCGGTTCTGTATTGCTTCTCAATAATTTTAATACTTCTAATACAGGTGGATTTGGAAATATCAATATTGGGAATGTAGGTTCTGATTTGGGGTATAATTTGGTTTTAAAACAATTGGGCAACGTAATTAATACGATTAGTGAGCAGTTCCAAATCGACTTGAATTACATCAAAGGTGACCAAGCTTCTAATACAGCAGATAGAGCCAATATTGGTGGTAATTTTATTCTTTCGCCAAGAGTTACACTGAAAACTGGTTTTGGAATTCCTGTTGCGAAAACCGAAAACACCTACGGAAATTACCTTTCTGGTGAAGGAATTATAGAATATGATGTATCTAAGAAAAATGATGGTTCGTTAATCCTTAGAGCTTATTCTAAGCCTTCTAACTTAGGTTTAGGAACTACGCTAAATTCTACGGCCAACCAAACTTATGGAGCCGGTGTAGTGTATAGTAAAAGCTTTAATAATCTTTTCAAAAAGAAAAATAAAGTGAAAGATTCCTTAAAGGATTCTAATAAAAATAAACCCGAAACCATTAAAATTGATTCTGCTAAGTAA
- the tsaD gene encoding tRNA (adenosine(37)-N6)-threonylcarbamoyltransferase complex transferase subunit TsaD produces the protein MNEPIILGIESSCDDTSAAIINGNKILSNIAANQTVHQEYGGVVPELASRAHQQNIIPVVEKSFTKANIQQKDISAIGFTRGPGLLGSLLVGTSFAKSLAMSLDVPLIEVNHLQAHILCHFIEDANPMPPKFPFLCLTVSGGHTMIVLVKDYFDMEIIGKTIDDAAGEAFDKIGKIMGLDYPAGPIIDKLAKLGNPDAFTFGKPKLENYDYSFSGIKTSVLYFLQKQLKENPNFIQENVENLCASVQKTIIDVLMKKLEKAAKDYDVKEVAIAGGVSANSGLREAMQKNVEKLGWNVYIPKFEYTTDNAAMIAMVAKLKFERGEFTDLRTSATARYDM, from the coding sequence ATGAATGAACCAATTATTTTAGGAATAGAATCTTCTTGTGATGATACTTCTGCTGCCATTATTAACGGAAATAAAATCCTTTCTAATATAGCAGCGAATCAAACGGTACACCAAGAATATGGTGGCGTAGTTCCAGAATTGGCTTCTAGAGCCCACCAACAAAACATTATTCCCGTAGTGGAAAAATCCTTCACTAAAGCAAATATACAACAAAAAGATATTTCTGCCATAGGATTTACTCGCGGACCTGGACTTTTAGGCTCTCTGCTTGTAGGAACTTCTTTTGCCAAATCTTTGGCGATGAGTTTAGATGTTCCATTGATTGAAGTTAACCATCTTCAGGCGCATATTCTTTGTCACTTTATCGAAGATGCAAATCCGATGCCACCCAAATTTCCATTTCTATGCCTTACCGTTTCTGGAGGACACACCATGATTGTTTTGGTGAAAGATTATTTTGATATGGAAATCATCGGAAAAACCATTGATGATGCAGCTGGTGAAGCTTTTGACAAAATCGGAAAAATCATGGGATTAGATTATCCTGCAGGTCCAATAATCGATAAACTCGCTAAATTAGGAAATCCTGATGCTTTCACTTTTGGAAAACCAAAATTAGAAAATTACGATTATTCTTTTAGTGGAATTAAAACTTCGGTTTTATATTTTCTTCAAAAACAACTGAAAGAAAATCCAAATTTCATTCAAGAAAATGTAGAAAATCTTTGCGCTTCTGTTCAGAAAACCATCATCGATGTATTGATGAAAAAATTAGAAAAAGCTGCCAAAGATTACGATGTTAAAGAAGTAGCAATTGCTGGTGGTGTTTCCGCCAATTCTGGTTTGAGAGAAGCCATGCAAAAAAATGTAGAAAAATTAGGCTGGAACGTTTACATCCCGAAATTTGAATACACAACAGACAATGCAGCAATGATTGCCATGGTTGCAAAACTGAAATTCGAACGTGGAGAATTCACAGATTTAAGAACCAGCGCAACTGCAAGATATGATATGTAA
- a CDS encoding DUF808 domain-containing protein: protein MASGFFAILDDIAALMDDVAVASKLATKKTAGILGDDLAVNAEKATGFLSSRELPVLWAITKGSFLNKLIILPIIFGLNWLFPAAIKVILVIGGLYLAYEGAEKIIEFFFHKNDHKTEHEEALDVMDDPIAAEKAKVKSAITTDFILSLEIIIIALGSVLDKPLLNQILTVTVVSIIATVGVYGIVALIVRMDDAGYKLQKKSKKEGGILFNIGQLLINMLPWVIKILGVVGTIALILVAGGIFLHNVEYLHHSVENLPTPAIVNEFGAGIIGGVIMVLVITLVKKIISLFKK from the coding sequence ATGGCTTCAGGCTTTTTTGCAATTTTAGATGATATCGCTGCATTGATGGACGATGTAGCAGTTGCTAGTAAACTGGCAACTAAAAAAACCGCGGGAATTTTAGGAGACGACTTAGCTGTAAACGCCGAAAAAGCAACAGGTTTCCTTTCTTCCAGAGAATTACCTGTACTTTGGGCAATTACCAAAGGTTCATTTCTCAACAAATTGATTATTTTACCCATTATTTTTGGGTTAAATTGGTTATTTCCTGCAGCCATTAAAGTTATTTTAGTGATTGGTGGTTTATATCTGGCTTATGAAGGTGCCGAAAAAATTATAGAATTTTTCTTTCATAAGAATGACCACAAAACAGAACACGAAGAAGCTCTAGATGTGATGGATGATCCTATCGCTGCAGAAAAAGCAAAAGTAAAATCTGCTATTACTACCGATTTCATCCTATCTCTAGAAATTATAATTATTGCTTTAGGTTCTGTTTTAGATAAACCATTATTAAACCAAATCCTAACCGTTACAGTCGTTTCAATCATCGCTACAGTAGGTGTTTACGGAATTGTAGCTTTAATTGTAAGAATGGATGACGCTGGTTACAAACTGCAAAAAAAATCTAAAAAAGAAGGTGGAATTTTATTTAACATTGGTCAATTGCTTATCAATATGTTACCTTGGGTAATTAAAATTTTAGGAGTAGTAGGTACTATTGCTTTAATTTTAGTAGCTGGAGGAATTTTCCTACACAATGTAGAATATTTACATCATTCGGTTGAAAATTTACCTACTCCTGCTATTGTCAATGAATTTGGCGCTGGAATTATTGGCGGTGTCATCATGGTATTGGTGATTACTTTAGTAAAAAAAATTATTTCACTGTTTAAAAAGTAA
- the tnpA gene encoding IS200/IS605 family transposase: protein MGQSLVKNYIHITFSTKNRNNLITEDIEEELYNYIGGICKNLKCNPLKIGGYKNHVHILCLLHKNMALSNLIEEIKSHSSKWIKTKGDKFKIFYWQNGYGSFSVNPREVNKVVDYIKNQKEHHRTKGFQEEFLLFLKNYEIEFDEKYIWD from the coding sequence ATGGGACAATCTTTAGTAAAAAATTATATTCACATCACTTTTAGTACTAAAAATAGAAATAATTTAATTACTGAAGATATTGAAGAAGAACTCTACAATTATATAGGAGGAATTTGCAAAAATTTAAAATGTAATCCTCTAAAAATTGGTGGGTACAAAAACCACGTTCATATTTTGTGTTTATTACATAAAAACATGGCACTATCAAATTTAATTGAAGAAATAAAGTCTCATTCATCAAAATGGATTAAAACTAAAGGAGATAAATTTAAAATTTTCTATTGGCAAAATGGTTATGGAAGTTTTTCTGTAAATCCGAGAGAGGTTAATAAAGTAGTTGATTATATTAAGAATCAAAAAGAACATCATAGAACAAAAGGTTTTCAAGAAGAGTTTTTGCTATTTTTGAAAAATTATGAAATTGAGTTTGATGAAAAATATATTTGGGATTGA
- a CDS encoding RsmE family RNA methyltransferase, with translation MKLFFGEIIPDVKINDEEQQHIVKVLRMKEGEEIFVTDGKGNLAKGKLVFEGKKVSLNVTKIQEYFPNITRQLHIAIAPTKNIDRIEFFVEKATEMGISEITILNTEKTERKNLNIEKLRKQAVAASKQSLRFFFPKINDITKLSDFIKHVNPEMTFVAHCDIAFERINLSEIPELPNPTFLIGPEGDFSEKEIKMLAEKGIKAVSLGHQRLRTETAGIFVAAWNYFKSIS, from the coding sequence ATGAAACTTTTCTTTGGCGAAATTATTCCAGATGTAAAAATTAATGACGAAGAGCAACAGCACATTGTGAAAGTTCTTCGTATGAAAGAAGGCGAAGAAATCTTCGTGACAGACGGAAAAGGAAATCTCGCCAAAGGAAAACTCGTTTTTGAAGGGAAAAAAGTCAGTCTGAACGTTACCAAAATTCAAGAATATTTTCCGAATATTACCAGACAATTACATATTGCGATTGCTCCCACCAAAAACATCGACAGAATTGAATTTTTTGTTGAAAAGGCAACAGAAATGGGTATTTCTGAGATTACTATTCTAAATACTGAAAAAACAGAACGTAAAAACCTGAACATCGAAAAACTCAGAAAACAAGCTGTTGCAGCCTCTAAACAAAGTTTAAGATTCTTCTTTCCAAAAATTAATGATATTACAAAACTTTCAGATTTTATTAAACATGTAAATCCGGAAATGACTTTTGTGGCACATTGCGATATTGCTTTTGAACGCATCAACCTTAGCGAAATTCCCGAATTGCCCAATCCTACTTTCCTTATTGGTCCAGAAGGTGATTTTTCTGAAAAGGAAATTAAAATGTTAGCCGAAAAAGGCATTAAAGCTGTTTCACTGGGGCACCAAAGATTAAGAACTGAAACCGCAGGGATTTTCGTAGCTGCGTGGAATTATTTTAAGTCAATTTCTTAA
- a CDS encoding TrmH family RNA methyltransferase, producing the protein MIPKNRFQETFDYLKQFLTDERLSKIEHFSQESSDFVLPVMEDVYQFRNAAAIVRSVEACGFHHVVALEEENVFNPNLKVTKGAETWVKVEKMPNNLDSLKEIKNRGYKILAVSPENNATMLPDYEVKEPIALVFGTELEGVSDEILDFADETLAIPMYGFTKSFNVSVAAAICMYELKQKLMKSGIDYKLSKEKLLEMKIRWTVNSIRSGEELLERFLKG; encoded by the coding sequence ATGATTCCTAAAAACAGATTTCAAGAAACTTTTGATTATCTAAAACAATTTCTTACTGATGAAAGATTGAGCAAAATAGAGCATTTTTCTCAGGAAAGTTCAGATTTTGTGCTTCCGGTGATGGAAGATGTGTATCAGTTCCGTAATGCAGCAGCGATTGTAAGAAGTGTGGAAGCTTGCGGTTTTCATCACGTGGTTGCTTTGGAAGAAGAAAATGTTTTCAACCCAAATTTGAAGGTGACGAAAGGTGCAGAAACTTGGGTGAAAGTTGAAAAAATGCCAAATAATTTAGATTCTTTGAAGGAAATTAAAAACAGAGGTTATAAAATTTTGGCGGTTTCTCCAGAGAATAATGCAACCATGTTGCCTGATTACGAAGTAAAAGAACCGATTGCATTGGTTTTTGGGACAGAATTGGAAGGTGTTTCTGATGAAATTTTAGATTTTGCAGATGAAACTTTGGCAATTCCCATGTATGGTTTTACCAAAAGTTTTAACGTTTCGGTTGCCGCCGCAATTTGTATGTACGAATTGAAGCAAAAGCTCATGAAATCTGGAATTGATTATAAATTGTCCAAAGAAAAATTACTGGAAATGAAAATCAGATGGACAGTAAATTCTATAAGAAGTGGCGAAGAACTTTTGGAAAGGTTTTTGAAAGGTTAG
- a CDS encoding asparaginase: protein MKRKVLIIYTGGTIGMEKDYETNSLRAFDFNHIFNKIPEMNLLECEVSVHQFSEPLDSSDVGPEEWKEIAQLIEENYHLFDGFLILHGTDTMAYTGSALSFMLKNLRKPVILTGSQLPIGDLRTDAKENLLTSLYYASLYQNDEAVVQEVALYFEYKLLRGNRCLKYSAENFDAFISPNYPILGESGVHLKVEEAMLYRTPHQEDFSVDLHLNDSILLWRIFPGINLESLPQIPKIKVLILQVFGSGTIFSNKKTEEVLQKIRNNGTEIVVISQCVSGGISIGKYNNSNIFKKIGAISGHDITAESALAKAMHLIDNPNYSGNFAENFKKNLRGEISEIEE from the coding sequence ATGAAAAGAAAAGTCCTCATCATATACACAGGCGGAACCATCGGAATGGAGAAAGATTATGAAACCAATAGTCTTCGCGCTTTTGATTTCAATCATATTTTCAATAAAATCCCAGAGATGAATCTGCTTGAATGCGAAGTAAGTGTTCATCAGTTTTCAGAACCTTTGGATTCATCAGATGTAGGACCTGAAGAATGGAAGGAAATCGCTCAATTGATTGAGGAAAATTATCACCTTTTTGATGGATTTTTGATTCTTCACGGAACAGATACGATGGCTTACACGGGTTCTGCACTGAGTTTCATGCTTAAAAATTTAAGAAAACCTGTGATTTTGACAGGTTCGCAATTACCAATCGGAGATTTAAGAACTGATGCCAAAGAAAATTTGCTCACCAGTCTTTATTATGCGAGTTTATATCAAAATGATGAAGCGGTGGTACAAGAAGTGGCGCTTTATTTCGAATATAAATTATTAAGAGGAAACCGTTGTTTAAAATATTCTGCCGAGAATTTCGATGCATTTATCAGTCCAAATTACCCTATTTTAGGAGAATCTGGTGTTCACTTAAAGGTTGAAGAAGCCATGCTATACAGAACGCCTCATCAAGAAGATTTTTCGGTGGATTTACATTTGAATGACAGCATTCTTTTGTGGAGAATTTTTCCTGGAATCAATTTAGAAAGTTTGCCTCAAATTCCTAAAATCAAGGTTTTAATTCTTCAAGTTTTCGGTTCTGGAACAATTTTTAGCAATAAAAAAACGGAAGAAGTGCTTCAAAAAATCAGAAATAACGGAACTGAAATCGTGGTGATTTCTCAATGTGTTTCTGGAGGAATAAGCATCGGAAAATATAATAACAGTAATATTTTCAAAAAGATAGGCGCAATAAGCGGTCATGACATCACTGCCGAAAGTGCTTTGGCAAAAGCTATGCATTTAATCGATAACCCGAATTATTCAGGAAATTTTGCAGAAAATTTTAAGAAAAATCTGCGCGGAGAAATTTCGGAAATTGAAGAATAA
- a CDS encoding NAD(P)/FAD-dependent oxidoreductase, translating to MTKSVEYIIVGDGYAAMFLAHQFIKNNKSFLLFTESKKSASMVSAGMINPAVLKRFTTFWLAQEQIDSLKNTMTEIKQYTGQNYLIEKPILRVFHDEKEKELWLKKSDDENLKPFLSKDFVKLNSVKNPFECGVVNQSSRLDVSGFFTDMMNFLENQNHLVKKKFDYQLLKPNDSTYKDISFKKIIFAEGITVKENPFFSEIPVHQNKGHHLEVQLSVPLEDDFTIKKKHFIFPLNNGNYYYGGTYDREQIHHKIDDAAVEKLTNALAEFYPHDFEVKEVKFGFRPTVKDRRPIIGNHPEFGNLYVFNGLGARGILNGNYFSINLYHHLENGEEIHPEVDLKRFQ from the coding sequence ATGACGAAATCCGTAGAATATATTATCGTAGGAGATGGTTATGCAGCAATGTTTTTAGCGCATCAATTCATTAAAAATAATAAATCATTTTTACTTTTTACCGAAAGCAAAAAAAGCGCATCAATGGTTTCTGCTGGAATGATAAATCCTGCGGTTCTTAAACGTTTTACCACTTTTTGGTTAGCGCAAGAACAAATCGATTCTCTTAAAAATACCATGACCGAAATAAAACAATATACAGGTCAAAATTACTTGATAGAAAAACCCATTCTAAGAGTTTTTCATGACGAAAAAGAAAAAGAATTATGGCTGAAAAAATCAGATGACGAAAATTTGAAACCTTTTCTTTCCAAAGATTTTGTAAAACTTAATTCTGTCAAAAATCCATTTGAATGTGGAGTGGTGAATCAATCTTCTCGTTTAGATGTAAGTGGTTTTTTCACAGATATGATGAACTTTTTAGAAAATCAAAATCATCTAGTTAAAAAAAAATTTGATTATCAGTTATTGAAACCAAATGATTCTACCTACAAAGATATTTCGTTTAAAAAAATAATCTTTGCCGAAGGAATCACAGTCAAAGAAAACCCATTTTTCTCAGAAATTCCCGTACATCAGAATAAAGGCCATCATTTAGAAGTTCAACTTTCTGTGCCTTTAGAAGATGATTTTACCATTAAAAAGAAGCATTTTATTTTTCCATTGAACAACGGAAATTATTACTATGGCGGAACGTATGACCGTGAACAAATCCATCATAAAATTGACGATGCTGCGGTAGAAAAACTTACCAATGCTTTAGCAGAGTTTTATCCTCATGATTTTGAAGTAAAAGAAGTGAAATTCGGATTTAGACCTACCGTTAAAGATAGAAGACCGATTATAGGAAATCATCCAGAATTTGGTAATTTATATGTGTTTAATGGATTGGGAGCAAGAGGAATCCTAAATGGAAATTATTTCTCCATTAACCTTTACCATCATTTAGAAAACGGCGAAGAAATACATCCAGAAGTAGATTTAAAAAGATTTCAATAA